Proteins encoded within one genomic window of Lagenorhynchus albirostris chromosome 9, mLagAlb1.1, whole genome shotgun sequence:
- the RELT gene encoding tumor necrosis factor receptor superfamily member 19L isoform X2, whose product MGGVSGQRKQQVPVPGERGKTDCSCLPACLSHPRLSLPSICLRLATHWGLRMKLSPPHWPLSCLLVLLPWPLATATSTTPWPCPPGEEPNLEPGRGTLCRSCPPGTFSASWGSSPCQPHSRCSPQGRLEAQVGTATRDTLCGNCQPGWFAPSEVPHVPCRPCSWTPLGTRGCYERGRRARRGMEVAARASGAGETRQPGNSTRAGSPEETAAQYAVIAIVPIFCLMGLLGILVCNLLKRKGYHCTAHKEVGPGPGGGGSGVNPAYHTDDANEDTIGVLVRLITEKKENAAALEELLKEYHSKQLVQTSHRPLPRLPPGPPTMPHVCPHRHHLHTVQGLASLSGPCCSRCSQKWPEVLLSPEAAAATTPTPRLLPNPARVPKVGAKAGRQGEITILSVGRFRVARIPEQRMSSVASEVKTITEAGPSGGDLPDSPRRGLSSEQRTLLGSGGSHPKWLKSPAENKAEENRYVVRLSESNLVI is encoded by the exons GACTGACTgcagctgcctgcctgcctgcctgtcccATCCCCGTCTGAGCCTCCCCTCCATCTGCCTGAGGCTGGCGACCCACTGGGGCTTGAGGATGAAGCTGAGCCCACCGCACTGGCCCCTATCCTGCCTCCTGGTG CTGTTGCCCTGGCCTCTGGCCACTGCAACATCAACAACCCCTTGGCCGTGCCCACCCGGCGAGGAGCCCAACCTG GAACCAGGGCGGGGCACATTATGCAGGTCCTGCCCCCCAGGCACCTTCTCAGCTTCCTGGGGCTCTAGCCCTTGCCAGCCGCACTCGCGCTGCAGCCCTCAAGGGAGGCTGGAGGCCCAGGTGGGCACGGCAACTCGAGACACACTATGTGGAAACTGCCAGCCAGG GTGGTTTGCCCCGTCAGAGGTCCCCCATGTTCCCTGTCGGCCGTGCTCCTGGACACCCCTGGGTACTCGCGGCTGTTACG AGCGGGGGCGACGGGCCCGACGTGGCATGGAGGTGGCAGCAAGGGCGAGCGGCGCGGGGGAGACGCGGCAGCCTGGGAACAGCACGCGGGCGGGCAGCCCCGAGGAGACAGCTGCCCAGTACGCGGTTATTGCCATTGTGCCCATCTTCTGCCTCATGGGGCTGCTAGGCATCCTGGTGTGTAACCTGCTCAAGCGGAAGGGCTACCACTGCACGGCCCACAAGGAGGTCGGGCCTGGTCCTGGAGGCGGAGGCAGCG GGGTCAACCCTGCCTACCATACTGATGACGCCAATGAGGACACCATTGGGGTCCTGGTGCGCCTGATCACAGAGAAGAAAG AGAATGCGGCGGCCCTGGAGGAGCTGCTGAAGGAGTATCACAGCAAACAGCTGGTGCAGACCAGCCACAGGCCTCTACCCAG GCTGCCGCCGGGCCCACCCACCATGCCACACGTCTGCCCGCATCGCCACCACCTCCACACTGTGCAGGGCCTGGCCTCGCTCTCTGGCCCCTGCTGCTCCCGTTGTAGCCAGAAGTGGCCCGAGGTGCTGCTGTCCCCCGAGGCTGCAGCTGCCACCACTCCTACTCCCAGACTCCTGCCCAACCCGGCCAGGGTGCCCAAGGTCGGGGCCAAGGCAGGACGCCAGGGCGAGATCACCATCTTGTCTGTGGGCAG GTTCCGTGTGGCCCGAATTCCTGAGCAGCGGATGAGTTCGGTGGCCTCAGAGGTGAAGACCATCACGGAGGCCGGGCCCTCAGGGGGTGATCTCCCTGACTCCCCACGACGTGGCCTCTCCAGTGAGCAGCGGACACTGCTGGGAAGTGGTGGAAGCCACCCTAAATGGCTGAAGTCCCCAGCAGAGAACAAGGCCGAG GAGAACCGCTATGTGGTCCGGCTGAGTGAGAGCAACCTGGTCATCTGA
- the RELT gene encoding tumor necrosis factor receptor superfamily member 19L isoform X1: protein MKLSPPHWPLSCLLVLLPWPLATATSTTPWPCPPGEEPNLEPGRGTLCRSCPPGTFSASWGSSPCQPHSRCSPQGRLEAQVGTATRDTLCGNCQPGWFAPSEVPHVPCRPCSWTPLGTRGCYERGRRARRGMEVAARASGAGETRQPGNSTRAGSPEETAAQYAVIAIVPIFCLMGLLGILVCNLLKRKGYHCTAHKEVGPGPGGGGSGVNPAYHTDDANEDTIGVLVRLITEKKENAAALEELLKEYHSKQLVQTSHRPLPRLPPGPPTMPHVCPHRHHLHTVQGLASLSGPCCSRCSQKWPEVLLSPEAAAATTPTPRLLPNPARVPKVGAKAGRQGEITILSVGRFRVARIPEQRMSSVASEVKTITEAGPSGGDLPDSPRRGLSSEQRTLLGSGGSHPKWLKSPAENKAEENRYVVRLSESNLVI, encoded by the exons ATGAAGCTGAGCCCACCGCACTGGCCCCTATCCTGCCTCCTGGTG CTGTTGCCCTGGCCTCTGGCCACTGCAACATCAACAACCCCTTGGCCGTGCCCACCCGGCGAGGAGCCCAACCTG GAACCAGGGCGGGGCACATTATGCAGGTCCTGCCCCCCAGGCACCTTCTCAGCTTCCTGGGGCTCTAGCCCTTGCCAGCCGCACTCGCGCTGCAGCCCTCAAGGGAGGCTGGAGGCCCAGGTGGGCACGGCAACTCGAGACACACTATGTGGAAACTGCCAGCCAGG GTGGTTTGCCCCGTCAGAGGTCCCCCATGTTCCCTGTCGGCCGTGCTCCTGGACACCCCTGGGTACTCGCGGCTGTTACG AGCGGGGGCGACGGGCCCGACGTGGCATGGAGGTGGCAGCAAGGGCGAGCGGCGCGGGGGAGACGCGGCAGCCTGGGAACAGCACGCGGGCGGGCAGCCCCGAGGAGACAGCTGCCCAGTACGCGGTTATTGCCATTGTGCCCATCTTCTGCCTCATGGGGCTGCTAGGCATCCTGGTGTGTAACCTGCTCAAGCGGAAGGGCTACCACTGCACGGCCCACAAGGAGGTCGGGCCTGGTCCTGGAGGCGGAGGCAGCG GGGTCAACCCTGCCTACCATACTGATGACGCCAATGAGGACACCATTGGGGTCCTGGTGCGCCTGATCACAGAGAAGAAAG AGAATGCGGCGGCCCTGGAGGAGCTGCTGAAGGAGTATCACAGCAAACAGCTGGTGCAGACCAGCCACAGGCCTCTACCCAG GCTGCCGCCGGGCCCACCCACCATGCCACACGTCTGCCCGCATCGCCACCACCTCCACACTGTGCAGGGCCTGGCCTCGCTCTCTGGCCCCTGCTGCTCCCGTTGTAGCCAGAAGTGGCCCGAGGTGCTGCTGTCCCCCGAGGCTGCAGCTGCCACCACTCCTACTCCCAGACTCCTGCCCAACCCGGCCAGGGTGCCCAAGGTCGGGGCCAAGGCAGGACGCCAGGGCGAGATCACCATCTTGTCTGTGGGCAG GTTCCGTGTGGCCCGAATTCCTGAGCAGCGGATGAGTTCGGTGGCCTCAGAGGTGAAGACCATCACGGAGGCCGGGCCCTCAGGGGGTGATCTCCCTGACTCCCCACGACGTGGCCTCTCCAGTGAGCAGCGGACACTGCTGGGAAGTGGTGGAAGCCACCCTAAATGGCTGAAGTCCCCAGCAGAGAACAAGGCCGAG GAGAACCGCTATGTGGTCCGGCTGAGTGAGAGCAACCTGGTCATCTGA